TAACAAGTTTGAGGATAACAGAGAATGATAGACTTAgacatattttaaaaaactaattGACGGAAATGGCCTCTGACGCTTAGGAACCGGTGGGAAAACTTGCTAACTCCGATAATTGATGACTTCCTCTATAGGATTCCTACCGGTTTTTCTGAAACTCGGCGGATCTCAGCATTCAAACAAACTAGAAAGGACAAAGTTACCgccgtatcaatccgcttgggatgcgcctacgcgttttCACTGCGATTCGTAAGCGCTGAGGTTTTTGGAGTGCGTGTTGGCccatgcaatgacttgcgggggccaagtcagtgttttttcctcccagacaagtctgatacctaCCGACTTACTATAAAATAACTATAacttatcgacctcggagggtaAAAGGCATGATTTGCACTACGGCGGTTCTGAACCATCAACTGTGCGGCTACagcgaacctctaaccgactgcgctacacccgcccttaaacaaatttaaagcTTTTAAAATGGATGGTCGCGGAAACTAGCGGACGCTCGGCAATGCCAGTTTCATGTAGATTCCACATCCTGTGCATGCACGCGTACATACGATGAAAAGGACAATTGGTTCACTTAGGGAGTTGTCCCAATGGCCAGCTACGTGTCAGGTGTACGGTAGCTTAGGAGCTTTTTCTTACGAACGCAAAGATGTATGAGATTTTGCTGTCTTCCCGGATAgtgaataatttttctctacTGCCCACTTCAACCCAAAAGTTTGGTTTGAGGTTTAGACTCTACGTTCAAGAAAACCACAGACGGAACGTTAACACCTTGGTATTGGTGGCTTCCGGGTATATTTGTAATTCCTGGTACAGGTACAGGTATGTAAGAGGTACATAATTTTGCCATTGTACTTTTATTTCATCGAAGAATACAATACTTTAGAACAAATGTACTAGATAATTCTAATATCCGAATTTGGATCGcggggaacaaaaaaaaacaaaaagtgcaaACCTACCTCCATAGCTTGTTGGATGATGTGTTCTCGGCTGCTCTTCCTCTACGGCAGCTGAAATATAACTGTAGTTAACTATATAGTGCAGTATACTTAATTTCCGttataataaatgaaataactgTCGCTACTGGTTACGGTGTGAATTTCaaagaatggagaaaatctggaagctcaagaaaaaaaattaagttgttGCATTGCGAGAAGTGGTCCCCAGATGTACTAgttaactttatttttgttctacgATAAGAAGTACTCTGGAACAAGGCGACGAACCGTCGTTGATCTCCTCTCCTCTTTGCAAAGCCTCTATTAGAGCCTCCAGGTCCAAATCACCGTTTCCAACACCATTTTCGCGAAGTTCACGTTCTCTGCGTAAGCGATCCTTTAGTCGTTTTATCTACAAAAATGGTGCGCGgcatcaataaaaatattttaaaaatttagagttttgaaaagaaaggctACAAAAATGACTGTACTGCAGACACCAAAAGTCCCCGACAAACTTCAACCTATTGCTTTGTTCTAGATGGAGAAATTTAATCGCattcaaaaatcaatggaattttaaaaaatgtaaaaacatGAAATCAACTTAAAAACTAAGttaaaatttacgaaaaattCAACCTTGCAGATGCTTTTTGTGATTCTCTCCATACCGCTTCAACAGCGCTTTTGTTAgtataaaaaggaagacatTATTTGATACAGTATGAGCGCATTACTGTTGAAATCCCTTTTGAAACGCTATGTCCGTATGGATTTCAGATTCTTCCCCAAAAAGGAACCGTCACCAACAACCCCCACCAAGTGCTTTCTCTAAAATCGGATGTGCATTACCTCAAACCGGCTACAGACTGAGAAGCAACTTTGTGGATACGTAAATCTCTATTAGATTTACTTACCTACCTAGCAACCCTCGCAAAAGTAAAAGGGAATCTATAgcgattttttgtttcctaaaATCATAGCATCCCTTTCTTTCTAGAACCTTTTAGAAGTATCTCACACCTttgctttaagaaaaaaaaaactgcactaaGACCCTAGGAACCTAAAAGTGACCACTATTTCTAAAAGCAAGGGGAAGCGTCAAAATTAAACATTTGTAAAATTCCTGAAGCAAAAAGCATGATACATGGCGTATAacgttgaaaaagaaacccaTGAAAAGGTCATGACGGATTCTACCACTATttcaaaggcaacgtatcaccAAAATGGCGATGTTGGAGTCTTTACgagcaaatatagagttcgaggtGCAGATTACGACGATAACCGTAAcctcgctcaattccccctaatcgccTTGAAAGATGGCGTGGAAACTGTTTTGGGTCCTACAAGTTACTTCAGAACGCGAACATATATTTGTACACcctccggttccctcagcaggtGTCTCATTGGTTTTACATGAATAGGTTGCAGAAGAGACAGAAGAagattgattttcgaccgatGCGGCGCGCTCACAAGTGCGGCGTGTTTtcacgtatctcgtaggaacaaatgccttttcccacgccgtttttcagaacgattaagAAGAATTGAGGGCAGCCACGTTCATAATTGTAATCTAGATTCCGAGCTCTATATTTGCCcctggggcgggtgtagtgtagcggttagaggttccgcttcctgcacgatcgatcggaggttcgagtccgccctagtgctcaccaagcctctcatccctccgCGGTAGatgaattggtatcagacttgtctgggagggtaaaaacactgacttgacacatcggttagccaccgcaagtcattgtatgggccagttacacgttcgtaaacctcaaacgattctgaattgaagtgaacgtgggggcgaaTCCCAAGAATCCCaagattgactaacgccagaaactttatcctttatccttttatatttGCCCCtggagatcccaacatcgtcattttcgtgtctttatgaaatttttgcCTTAGATTACACAACTCTGGAATGACAACAAATGAACCTGCTCGGTCCTTCGTTTCTTGCTCTCCTTATCaatctcttcctcttttttcgagTCAGCCCATTTGTTGAAGCTGAAAGTGTTGAACACATTCGCCATTGGACAGTGGACAACCGATATCGAGGATAATGACGCCTAGAAACCAGGTAAGATCATAAAGAACACAGACGTAAACGTGTTCTAGTTGTGCGAGATAAGATAACGAGAAGACGCAATCATTAGAGTTAGTAGCTCAAAAGGTTCTGATCAGTGACAACAAGACTACAATTCTATTGGCTCATtcctgagaattttttttttttgaatgttctaTGGAAGAGGAAGTATTATCGAGATCATTATCAAGAATACGATTTTATTCTTACTGTTCAATTGTTCTTCTACAGATATCTTTccagcatcttttttttttcttccagaaagacTTGATGCGCAACGAATaaactaattttcaaaatttccacctTAAAGATTAACCTTAGATGATATTTTTAAGCGTATGAAACTAAAATTAGTAACTTATTGAAACATTAAAAGTTTCAAAGTTCGTTCCTAAGACAAAAAGAACACGATTAGCACACGCATTAACTTTTAAAGAAACTTTTCTTACATTATTCAAGCGATATGTTCATGTTCTCTGTTCAGCACCTCAATTTCCGGACTTTACAATGATCTTCTTGCTCTTTTCCCAGcatattcctttttatttcactttttttttacatcaagGTACATCAAGCAAGGGAAGAACCGGATAGACAATTAAACAATTACGATTGGATTGAATATTCGCAgaaaattatataaatattaatcaattaacatattaatcaataaataatgcaGCAAAAGTTTGACTTTACCTCCTACttataaaagaaaacgaggaaacgctaggaaagaaaggaaggggCCAATGGGATTTGAAATCCTCGTCAATGAAACCTTTTGGACGTTGCTATGTTAGTCTCGGGAATATTCTAGTGTTTCGATCTATGATGCTTTTTCAACACTAACTACAACTCCAAACATAAACACATCCACGTATCTGTAGAACACTCTATCCACACTTTATCCAGAATATTCACTAAGAGGATGGTTTTCGATTGCTTCATTCACAGAATGACAGCTAATAACTGACCTCGGTACTCCAAACTCACATTTATCCTTAAGGAAGTGCCTAAGTTGAGAACCTTTCATATAtttcgggttttttttgtgatacttaaatttccagaaaactagGAACTTCCAAACGTTGCAATCTTTTCGCAAAAACTTGTACGTTATACTCTGAAAgcactttttcttaaaggttGAAGAC
This window of the Necator americanus strain Aroian chromosome III, whole genome shotgun sequence genome carries:
- a CDS encoding hypothetical protein (NECATOR_CHRIII.G13052.T1), with amino-acid sequence MIPSFYWIDHRASLSSISVVHCPMANVFNTFSFNKWADSKKEEEIDKESKKRRTEQIKRLKDRLRRERELRENGVGNGDLDLEALIEALQRGEEINDAAVEEEQPRTHHPTSYGAMDDEDILEEIRIFQKYHTEPSTAPAPTQPEIQSWIYNRRLNEASVKDDQRAGTAMNDASFKYNRIVTKMSN
- a CDS encoding hypothetical protein (NECATOR_CHRIII.G13052.T2), whose translation is MANVFNTFSFNKWADSKKEEEIDKESKKRRTEQIKRLKDRLRRERELRENGVGNGDLDLEALIEALQRGEEINDAAVEEEQPRTHHPTSYGAMDDEDILEEIRIFQKYHTEPSTAPAPTQPEIQSWIYNRRLNEASVKDDQRAGTAMNDASFKYNRIVTKMSN